In Camelina sativa cultivar DH55 chromosome 16, Cs, whole genome shotgun sequence, a single window of DNA contains:
- the LOC104752680 gene encoding histone deacetylase HDT4, with amino-acid sequence MEFWGIEAKPGMPLMVEPEDGYLIHVSQVTIGDLNKLKGDENVPIYVKHGEDKNKIVIGNLSKKFPQVSLDIFFDQEFEISHSSVSSVFLIGYKSPGDDEQDEEIDSDSELEEYMEQQCGALPPNEMNNEIKPEEDESDSGEEDDESGSDEMGSDEDEDESDEEDVEDESPLKVEPPSKKIPNGKATNNTVASKKAKAAFQNKSSGGKKKCPFPCGFSCKN; translated from the exons ATGGAGTTTTGGG GAATTGAGGCTAAGCCAGGGATGCCTCTTATGGTGGAACCAGAAGATGGTTACTTAATCCATGTCTCTCAG GTTACTATTGGTGACTTGAATAAGTTGAAAGGAGATGAGAATGTTCCAATTTATGTGAAGCATGGTGAGGATAAGAATAAGATTGTTATCGGAAATCTCTCAAAGAAGTTTCCTCAAGTTTCTCTTGATATCTTCTTTGATCAAGAGTTTGAGATTTCTCACAGCTCTGTAAGCAGTGTCTTTCTTATTGGTTACAAGTCCCCTGGTGACGACGAACA GGATGAGGAGATTGATTCTG ATTCTGAGTTAGAGGAGTACATGGAACAACAATGTG GTGCTTTGCCTCCAAATGAAATGAATAATGAGATCAAGCCTGAAGAGGATGAATCTGACTCAggcgaagaagatgatgaatccGGCTCAGATGAG aTGGGTtctgatgaggatgaggatgagtctgatgaagaagacgtaGAGGATGAATCACCTTTAAAGGTTGAGCCTCCGAGTAAGAAGATTCCAAATGGTAAAGCAACGAACAACACAGTTGCATCAAAGAAGGCTAAAGCTGCGTTTCAGAACAAGTCATCAG GAGGGAAGAAGAAGTGCCCATTCCCATGTGGTTTTTCCTGCAAAAACTAG
- the LOC104752681 gene encoding UDP-D-apiose/UDP-D-xylose synthase 1: MASGANRVDLDGRPIKPMTICMIGAGGFIGSHLCEKLMTETPHKVLALDVYNDKIKHLLEPDSVEWSGRIQFHRINIKHDSRLEGLIKMADLTINLAAICTPADYNTRPLDTIYSNFIDALPVVKYCSENNKRLIHFSTCEVYGKTIGSFLPKDHPLRDDPSFYVLKEDISPCIFGSIEKQRWSYACAKQLIERLVYAEGAENGLEFTIVRPFNWIGPRMDFIPGIDGPSEGVPRVLACFSNNLLRREPLKLVDGGESQRTFIYIKDAIEAVLLMIENPERANGHIFNVGNPNNEVTVRQLAEMMTEVYAKVSGEGAIESPTVDVSSKEFYGEGYDDSDKRIPDMTIRNEDSLI, encoded by the exons aTGGCGAGCGGAGCTAATAGAGTGGATCTAGATGGAAGACCGATAAAACCGATGACGATATGCATGATCGGAGCCGGAGGTTTCATCGGTTCACATCTCTGTGAGAAGCTGATGACGGAGACACCGCATAAGGTGCTTGCGCTCGATGTTTACAACGATAAGATCAAACACTTGCTTGAGCCTGATTCCGTTGAATGGAGTGGTCGGATCCAGTTTCATCGTATCAATATTAAGCATGATTCCAGGCTTGAAGGACTTATTAAGATGGCGGATCTG ACTATAAATCTTGCTGCGATCTGTACTCCAGCTGATTACAATACGCGTCCTCTTGATACTATCTACAGCAATTTCATTGATGCGCTCCCAGTG GTTAAGTACTGCTCTGAGAACAACAAGCGTCTCATTCACTTTTCCACCTGTGAAGTATATGGAAAAACCATAGGAAGCTTTCTTCCGAAGGATCATCCCCTGCGTGAC GATCCTTCTTTCTATGTTCTTAAAGAAGATATTTCCCCTTGCATATTTGGTTCAATTGAGAAGCAGAGGTGGTCATATGCGTGTGCAAAGCAACTGATTGAGAGACTCGTTTATG ctgagggtgctGAGAATGGACTTGAGTTCACCATTGTAAGACCTTTTAACTGGATTGGACCTAGGATGGATTTCATCCCCGGCATTGATGGTCCTAGCGAAGGTGTCCCACGTGTCCTCGCCTGCTTTAGTAAT AATCTTCTACGCCGTGAGCCTCTCAAGCTTGTGGATGGTGGAGAATCACAGAGAACTTTCATCTACATCAAGGATGCTATCGAAGCCGTCCTTTTGATGATT GAAAACCCAGAGAGGGCAAATGGGCATATCTTCAATGTTGGCAATCCAAACAACGAAGTTACAGTACGACAGCTAGCTGAAATGATGACTGAG GTTTACGCGAAAGTGAGTGGAGAGGGAGCCATAGAGAGCCCAACGGTTGATGTTAGCTCCAAAGAGTTTTACGGGGAAGGTTATGACGACAGTGACAAGAGAATCCCAGACATGACAATAAGGAATGAAGATTCACTTATCTGA
- the LOC104752682 gene encoding protein argonaute 5-like: MSNRGGHGGAGRGGRGGRRSDHSSSHGGRGVPFPSNQSSSHGGRGVPFQSDQSSGRGGRGVPFPSDQSSPHGGRGVPFPSDQPSSHGGRGVPVSRGRGRGNVGAGDLTATQVPVSAGRGRGSVGTGDPTASQVASSSKATVSVASSSSKEGSNVTTTEVSDAAAALSKLQITPTETKPEATLPPASSKAVTHQLRPGRGTVGRRITVRANHFLVQVADRDLYHYDVSITPEVISKAVNRNVMKVLAKTYKDSHLAGKIPAYDGRKSIYTAGPLPFESKEFVVNLTEKRADGSFGKDRQFKVAIKMASRPDLYQLQQFLRQKQRDAPYDVIQVLDVALRDTPSQNYVSVGRSFFSTGFGKGDLGDGIEYNRGYFQSLRLTQMGLSLNIDVSARSFYEQIVVTDFISKFLNIRDLNRPLRDSDRLKVKKVLRTLKVTLVHWKNEKSAKISGISSCPISQLRFTLEDKSEKTVIQYFAEKYNYRVKYPSLPAIQTGSDARPVYIPMELCKIAKEQRYTKRLNEKQVTALLRATCQRPAEREKSIKTLVVENNYNDDDVSKEFGMSVTSQLASIEARVLPPPLLKYHESGKEKMVNPRLGQWNMIDKKMVNGAKVTSWTCVTFATRIEPGLPQEFCKQLTGMCVSKGMQLNSQPIIPLISYPPQRIEEALYDIHKRAPDLQLLIVILPDVTGSYGKIKRICETELGIVSQCCQPRQVSKLNKQYMENVALKINVKSGGRNTVLDDAIRRNIPLITDRPTIIMGADVTHPQPGEDSSPSIAAVVASMDWPEITKYRGLVSAQAHREEIIQDLYKLVQDPQRGLVHSGLIREHFIAFRKATGHIPHRIIFYRDGVSEGQFNQVLLHEMTAIRKACNSLQENYVPRVTFVIVQKRHHTRLFPAQHGNRDMTDKSGNILPGTVVDTQICHPNEFDFYLNSHAGIQGTSRPAHYHVLLDENGFSADALQTLTNNLCYTYARCTKAVSIVPPAYYAHLAAFRARYYMESEFSDGGSSRSRNTTSGGPVASQLPAVKDNVKEVMFYC, encoded by the exons ATGTCGAATCGTGGCGGTCACGGCGGCGCTGGTCGTGGCGGCAGAGGAGGACGGAGGTCTGACCACTCTTCTTCTCACGGTGGCCGTGGTGTTCCTTTTCCGTCTAACCAGTCTTCTTCTCACGGTGGCCGTGGTGTTCCTTTTCAGTCTGACCAGTCTTCTGGTCGCGGTGGCCGTGGTGTTCCTTTTCCGTCTGACCAGTCTTCTCCTCACGGTGGCCGTGGTGTTCCTTTTCCGTCTGACCAGCCTTCTTCTCACGGTGGCCGTGGTGTTCCTGTTTCTCGCGGGAGAGGTCGTGGTAACGTCGGAGCCGGAGATCTGACGGCGACGCAAGTTCCTGTTTCTGCCGGGAGAGGTCGCGGTAGCGTCGGAACCGGAGATCCGACGGCGAGTCAAGTTGCGTCTTCTTCTAAGGCGACGGTgtctgttgcttcttcttcgtctaaAGAGGGAAGCAATGTTACTACTACGGAGGTTTCTGACGCTGCTGCGGCGTTGTCGAAGCTTCAGATTACACCGACGGAGACGAAACCGGAGGCTACGCTTCCACCGGCGTCGTCGAAGGCGGTGACGCATCAGTTACGGCCAGGGCGTGGTACTGTGGGGAGGAGAATCACTGTTCGTGCGAATCATTTCCTTGTTCAAGTTGCCGATCGTGATCTCTACCACTACGAT GTTTCGATCACTCCTGAGGTTATATCAAAGGCAGTGAACAGGAACGTGATGAAAGTTTTGGCTAAAACATATAAAGATTCTCACTTGGCAGGGAAGATTCCTGCGTATGATGGAAGGAAAAGCATCTATACTGCTGGTCCTTTACCTTTTGAATCGAAAGAGTTTGTTGTGAATCTGACGGAAAAAAGAGCTGATGGTTCTTTTGG GAAAGACAGACAGTTTAAAGTTGCTATAAAGATGGCGTCAAGACCTGATCTTTATCAGTTGCAACAGTTTCTGCGTCAGAAGCAAAGAGATGCTCCTTATGATGTTATCCAAGTTCTTGATGTTGCTCTCAGGGATACGCCCTCTCAAAA TTATGTCTCTGTTGGGAGGTCTTTTTTCAGCACTGGTTTTGGTAAGGGGGACCTTGGAGATGGTATTGAGTACAACAGAGGTTATTTCCAAAGTTTAAGGCTAACTCAGATGGGCTTGTCGCTGAACATTG ACGTTTCAGCAAGATCATTCTATGAACAGATTGTTGTCACAGACTTTATTAGCAAGTTTCTGAATATAAGGGACTTAAACAGACCACTTAGGGACTCAGATCGGCTTAAG GTGAAGAAAGTTTTGAGGACACTAAAAGTTACGTTGGTACATTGGAAAAACGAAAAAAGTGCCAAGATTAGTGGGATTTCCAGCTGTCCCATCAGTCAGCTAAG GTTCACCTTAGAGGACAAATCAGAGAAGACGGTTATACAATATTTTgctgaaaaatataattataggGTGAAATACCCGTCTCTACCTGCTATCCAAACTGGGAGTGACGCAAGACCTGTCTACATACCCATGGAA CTATGTAAAATTGCTAAAGAGCAAAGATACACCAAAAGGCTCAATGAGAAGCAAGTGACGGCGTTGCTAAGAGCTACCTGCCAACGAcctgcagagagagagaaatcaatCAAAACG TTGGTTgtggaaaataattataacgATGATGATGTGAGCAAGGAGTTTGGGATGTCAGTGACTTCCCAACTGGCCTCGATTGAAGCTCGTGTACTTCCTCCGCCATTG TTGAAGTACCATGAGAGTGGTAAAGAGAAAATGGTAAATCCACGCCTAGGACAGTGGAACATGATTGACAAG AAAATGGTTAATGGAGCAAAAGTTACGTCTTGGACTTGCGTAACTTTTGCTACACGGATTGAGCCAGGTTTACCGCAAGAGTTCTGCAAACAGCTGACTGGGATGTGCGTCAGCAAAGGAATG CAACTTAATTCACAGCCTATTATTCCGCTCATCTCTTATCCGCCTCAAAGAATTGAGGAAGCTCTCTATGATATCCACAAAAGGGCACCTGATCTCCAACTATTGATTGTCATATTACCTGATGTGACTGGATCGTATG GAAAAATCAAAAGGATCTGTGAAACAGAATTGGGGATCGTCTCTCAGTGTTGTCAACCAAGACAAGTTTCTAAACTCAATAAGCAGTACATGGAAAATGTCGCATTGAAGATCA atgTCAAG AGTGGGGGAAGGAACACTGTTCTTGATGATGCTATCAGAAGAAACATACCTCTTATTACTGATCGCCCAACCATAATCATGGGTGCTGATGTTACTCACCCGCAACCTGGAGAAGACTCGAGTCCATCTATTGCCGCT GTTGTGGCCTCTATGGACTGGcctgaaataacaaaatacCGAGGATTGGTTTCTGCTCAGGCTCATAGGGAAGAAATCATTCAGGACCTGTATAAGCTGGTACAAGATCCCCAGCGAGGGTTAGTCCACTCTGGTTTGATAAG GGAACACTTCATAGCATTCAGGAAAGCTACGGGACACATACCTCACAGGATCATATTCTACCG TGATGGAGTAAGCGAAGGGCAATTTAACCAGGTTCTGCTCCATGAGATGACTGCTATACGCAAGGCTTGTAACTCTCTCCAGGAGAATTATGTCCCTCGTGTCACTTTTGTGATAGTCCAGAAACGACATCACACTCGGTTGTTCCCTGCTCAACACGGGAATCGTGATATGACTGATAAGAGTGGCAATATTCTTCCAG GTACTGTGGTTGACACTCAAATCTGTCATCCAAATGAGTTCGACTTCTATTTAAACAGCCACGCTGGTATACAG GGAACAAGCAGGCCAGCGCATTACCATGTGCTTCTCGACGAGAACGGTTTCTCAGCTGATGCCTTGCAAACGCTAACCAACAACCTTTGCTACAC gTATGCAAGGTGCACGAAAGCAGTGTCAATTGTGCCACCAGCTTACTACGCACACTTGGCTGCTTTCCGAGCTCGCTATTACATGGAGAGTGAGTTCTCAGATGGAGGCTCGAGCAGGTCGAGGAACACAACAAGTGGAGGTCCAGTCGCTTCGCAGCTCCCAGCAGTAAAAGACAACGTCAAGGAAGTGATGTTTTATTGCTGA